The Bombus pascuorum chromosome 9, iyBomPasc1.1, whole genome shotgun sequence genome has a window encoding:
- the LOC132910464 gene encoding FAS-associated factor 1 isoform X1, whose protein sequence is MAGIRDEILANFQACTGIDDVGDAIKYLEESNWDLLAAVNQAMLHSTQQLPSEVSPDIEMIEEIERMPQAHSLSSQTNCDPKSNPKLEVIEYSKPGTSKPKSCKRERTLTFHIKHLNNEYKINLSEFSSLKDLKQHILIQTNVPPCQQRLYGWKKEPKSDYRSLQSLDLPTENTLFMSPATEDVDLTTDIVSLSNRMTQTYTLNIKNEINKETYNLKFPGTNTILDVKSGIYSLTAVPVRNQQWKGWPSSVKNDNVMLAQSGISYPEHDLSVNEIPIKKERKEVIDLVESDSSIDEDDIEDDVFVDNVRSTKTQRLMPENVTDETIGTMHFAEEFEKRYGPAHPEFFTGTFKDAVKESCLKPAKERKLLAVYLHHDNSVLANVFCTQLLSCEAVLQVLSANFIVWGWDITFESNKQKFLSSVKQTLGSFATLAMENIDVDTLPALVIIMRARSITEMFTVIHANVGVNELLTNLIHVVEVFQEQRRTDIGVEEERQARERVKQEQDRAYQESLAADRAKEEAKQMQEELEKQRKEQAENERLAEEARKEAHRQAVELSLPPEPQQSTGDGVLKVRVRLPAGKFLERRFQSDTPLQTLLNFLIVEGYPTEEYKVLCSWPRRDLTSMDSKLTLMDLKFCPQETVILEER, encoded by the exons ATGGCTGGAATCCGGGATGAGATTTTAGCTAACTTTCAG GCATGTACAGGAATTGATGATGTTGGTGatgctattaaatatttagaagaatCAAATTGGGATTTATTG GCGGCAGTAAATCAAGCTATGCTTCATTCTACACAAcaattaccttctgaagtaagTCCAGATATAGAAATGatagaagaaattgaaagaatgcCTCAGGCACATTCATTATCATCCCAAACCAATTGTGATCCTAAAAGTAATCCCAAACTagaagtaatagaatattcaaaACCAGGGACGAGTAAACCTAAAAGttgcaaaagagaaagaactCTTACATTCCATATTAAACATcttaataatgaatataaaataaatttgtctgAGTTTTCATCATTAA AGGATCTCAAACAGCATATATTGATACAAACAAATGTGCCACCTTGCCAACAACGTCTGTATGGGTGGAAAAAAGAGCCAAAATCAGATTATAGATCGTTACAATCATTAGATTTACCTACAGAAAATACATTGTTTATGTCTCCTGCAACAGAAGATGTTGATTTAACAACTGATAT agTGAGTTTATCAAATCGAATGACTCAAACATATACTTTgaacattaaaaatgaaataaataaggaaacgtATAACTTGAAATTTCCTGGAACCAATACAATTTTGGATGTAAAATCTGGCATTTATTCATTAACAGCTGTTCCAGTTCGAAATCAACAATGGAAAGGCTGGCCAAGTTCagtaaaaaatgataatgttATGTTAGCTCAGAGTGGAATTTCTTATCCAGAACATGATCTATCTGTTAATGAAATCcccataaaaaaagaaagaaag GAAGTTATAGACCTAGTTGAGAGTGACAGTTCTATAGATGAAGATGATATAGAAGATGATGTTTTCGTAGATAATGTCAGATCTACAAAAACTCAACGTCTTA tgcCAGAAAATGTAACAGATGAAACAATAGGTACAATGCATTTTGcagaagaatttgaaaaacggTATGGGCCAGCACATCCAGAATTTTTTACTGGTACATTTAAAGATGCCGTTAAAGAATCATGTTTAAAGCCTGCGAAAGAG AGAAAATTGTTAGCTGTATATTTGCATCATGATAATAGTGTATTAGCAAATGTATTTTGCACACAGTTATTAAGTTGTGAAGCAGTACTCCAAGTTCTCTCAGCAAATTTCATTGTATGGGGTTGGGATATTACATTTGAATCCAATAAgcaaaa ATTTCTTTCATCTGTAAAACAAACATTAGGATCATTTGCAACATTAGCTATGGAAAATATAGATGTTGATACTTTACCTGCTCTTGTAATTATAATGAGAGCTAGATCAATTACAGAAATGTTTACAGTAATACATGCCAATGTCGGAGTAAATGAACTATTAACTAATTTAATTCACGTTGTTGAAGTATTTCag gAACAAAGACGTACCGATATTGGTGTTGAAGAAGAAAGACAAGCTAGAGAAAGAGTAAAACAAGAGCAAGATAGAGCATATCAAGAAAGTTTAGCTGCTGACAg AGCGAAAGAAGAAGCGAAACAAATGCAAGAAGAGCTAGAAAAGCAACGAAAAGAACAAGCAGAAAATGAAAGGTTGGCTGAAGAAGCGAGAAAAGAAGCTCATAGACAAGCAGTAGAATTAAGTTTACCTCCTGAACCACAACAAAGTACTGGTGATGGAGTGCTAAAAGTACGAGTGCGGCTCCCGGCTGGGAAATTTTTGGAACGTAGATTTCAATCTGATACACCATTACAAACGCTTCTTAACTTCCTTATTGTGGAAGGTTACCCAACAGAAGAATACAAAGTTCTATGTAGTTGGCCTCGAAGGGAT ttAACTTCTATGGATTCGAAATTAACTCTTATGGATTTAAAATTCTGTCCTCAAGAAACAGTAATTTTAGAAGAACGATAA
- the LOC132910461 gene encoding exosome RNA helicase MTR4: MANFTEDLFDVFEETEDIEVIPTPIKSRNEDINESLNEKGTNAESGTKRELENNSDAFISKKLRPDPVLEDLNIEELSSRIKIHTIETIESCTHEVAVPPDYEYVSLENKQGKPAKEYKFVLDPFQKEAILCIENNQSVLVSAHTSAGKTVVAEYAIACSLRDKQRVIYTTPIKALSNQKYREFFEEFEDAGLVTGDVTINPTASVLIMTTEILRNMLYRGSEVMREVGWVIFDEIHYMRDKERGVVWEETLILLPDNVHYVFLSATIPNARQFVEWVAHLHKQPCHVVYTDYRPTPLQHYIFPVGGDGIHLVVDEMGQFKEENFNRAMACLHHGDAAKGDTKGRKGGIRPSNAGQTNIFKMVKMIMERNFAPVIIFSFSKKDCEIYAMQLAKLDLNTLEEKKLVDEVFNNAMDVLNEEDRRLPQVENVLPLLRRGIGIHHGGLLPILKETVEILFGEGLIKALFATETFAMGLNMPARTVLFTSSRKFDGKDFRWITSGEYIQMSGRAGRRGLDEKGIVILMIDEQVSPVVGKAIVQGKPDPINSAFHLTYNMVLNLLRVEEINPEYMLERSFYQFQNQASIPDLYNKAKDLQIAYNAVTIDRYNHISSYHDIREQLDHLSTEFRSFLTKPEYLLPFLQPGRLVKVKNENEMFDWGIIVNFKKRSPKNPMKESTVIIIDILLHVSKDSKEGCPVPCHEGEEGDVEVVPVIHTLISQISSLRLYYPRDLRPSDNRKSVLKTIQEVKKRFPDGPPLLNPITDMHIEDEAFKDIVKKIEVLEEKLYAHPLHKDPDVNTLYEQFLHKEDLSNQLKQAKLELKQAKSILQMDELKCRKRVLRRMAYCTASDVIELKGRVACELNGADELLMTEMIFNGLFNSLSVPQMVALISCFVCDDKSNEMPKCTEELSGPLRQMQDLARRIAKVSTEANLELDEDAYVERFKPYLMDVVYAWCKGATFLQICKMTDIFEGSIIRCMRRSEEVLRQLCQAAKNIGNTDLENKFSEAIKLIKRDIVFAASLYL, from the exons GGGAACCAATGCGGAAAGTGGAACTAAACGAGaacttgaaaataattctgatgcatttatttctaaaaaattacgaCCTGATCCTGTATTGGAGGATTTAAA tatagAAGAATTATCATCACGTATCAAAATACATACAATAGAAACGATCGAATCATGTACACACGAAGTTGCAGTTCCACCAGATTATGAATATGTATCCCTGGAAAATAAACAAGGCAAACCAGCAAAAGAGTACAAATTTGTATTGGATCCTTTTCAAAAGGAAGCAATATTATGCATCGAGAATAATCAATCTGTTTTAGTTTCCGCGCATACATCAGCCGGTAAAACTGTTGTTGCAGA GTATGCAATAGCGTGTTCGTTGAGAGATAAACAAAGAGTTATCTATACAACACCTATAAAGGCATTAAGTAATCAAAAGTACAGAGaattttttgaagaatttgaGGATGCAGGTTTAGTAACTGGAGATGTTACAATTAATCCAACAGCAAGTGTGCTTATCATGACTACTGAGATTTTAAGGAATATGCTTTATCGAGGATCTGag gtAATGCGGGAAGTTGGATGGGtaatttttgatgaaattcattatatgcGTGACAAAGAAAGAGGAGTTGTTTGGGaagaaacattaatattattaccagATAATGTGCACTATGTATTTCTTTCTGCTACTATACCTAATGCCAGACAGTTTGTAGAATGGGTTGCACATTTACATAAGCAACCGTGTCATGTTGTTTATACAGATTATAGACCAACTCCtttacaacattatatattccCTGTTGGAGGTGATGGTATCCACTTG gTTGTAGATGAAATGGGacaatttaaagaagaaaattttaacagAGCAATGGCTTGTTTGCATCATGGTGATGCAGCTAAAGGGGATACTAAAGGACGAAAAGGAGGTATTCGTCCATCGAATGCTGggcaaacaaatatttttaaaatggtTAAGATGATTATGGAAAGAAATTTCGCAcctgtaattatatttagttttTCAAAAAAAGATTGTGAGATATACGCAATGCAATTGGCTAAATTAGATTTGAATACattagaagaaaagaagttaGTAGACGAGGTATTTAATAATGCTATGGATGTTCTTAACGAAGAAGATCGACGTTTGCCACAAGTTGAAAATGTATTACCGCTTTTAAGACGAGGTATAGGTATTCATCACGGTGGGCTTTTACctattttgaaagaaactgTGGAAATATTGTTTGGAGAAGGATTAATAAAAGCACTCTTCGCGACAGAAACTTTTGCTATGGGATTAAATATGCCAGCACGAACAGTTCTATTTACATCATCGCGAAAATTTGATGGTAAAGATTTTCGTTGGATTACATCCGGAGAATATATACAAATGTCTGGTCGAGCAGGCAGAAGAGGTTTAGATGAAAAAGGAATAGTAATATTAATGATAGATGAACAAGTTAGCCCTGTCGTTGGTAAAGCAATTGTACAAGGAAAACCAGATCCTATTAATTCAGCATTTCATTTAACTTATAACATGGTTTTGAACCTTTTGAGAGTTGAAGAAATTAATCCGGAATATATGCTTGAGAGGAgcttttatcaatttcaaaatCAAGCATCTATTCCAGATCTATATAACA AGGCGAAGGATTTGCAAATTGCATATAATGCAGTGACTATTGATAGGTATAACCATATATCTTCTTATCATGATATACGTGAGCAACTTGACCATCTTAGCACTGAATTTAGGTCATTTTTGACGAAGCCAGAATATTTACTTCCATTTTTACAACCTGGAAGATTAGTAAAa gtaaaaaatgaaaatgaaatgtttgaTTGGGGTATTAttgtgaattttaaaaagagaagTCCTAAAAACCCAATGAAAGAAAGcactgttattattattgatatattactTCATGTTTCTAAAGACTCTAAGGAAGGTTGCCCTGTACCTTGTCATGAAGGAGAAGAAGGTGATGTGGAAGTAGTTCCTGTTATACACAcattaatttctcaaattaGTTCACTTAGATTGTATTATCCAAGAGATTTAAGACCATCTGATAACAGGAAAAGTGTATTAAAAACGATACAGGaagtaaagaaaagatttcCTGATGGACCACCATTATTGAATCCTATTACAGATATGCATATTGAAGACGAAGCTTTCAAagatattgttaaaaaaattgaagtattagaagaaaaattatatgctCATCCTTTGCATAAG GATCCTGATGTAAATACTCTGtatgaacaatttttacataaagaaGATTTAAGTAATCAGCTAAAACAAGCTAAACTAGAATTAAAACAAGCTAAATCAATACTTCAAATGGATGAACTAAAATGTAGGAAACGAGTATTGCGAAGAATGGCCTATTGTACAGCATCAGATGTGATAGAACTAAAAGGCAGAGTTGCTTGTGAGCTGAATGGAGCTGATGAATTGTTAATGAcagaaatgatttttaatggTTTGTTTAATTCGCTAAGTGTTCCGCAAATGGTAGCGTTAATTAGTTGTTTTGTTTGTGATGACAAATCAAATGAAATGCCTAAGTGTACTGAAGAGTTAAGTGGTCCACTCAGACAAATGCAAGATTTAGCTCGAAGAATAGCAAAAGTATCTACAGAAGCTAATTTAGAATTAGATGAAGACGCATATGTAGAACGATTTAAACCGTATTTAATGGACGTTGTATATGCTTGGTGTAAAGGAGCTACCTTTTTGCAAATTTGCAAAATGACAGACATATTTGAAG gttCTATCATAAGATGTATGCGTCGTTCGGAAGAAGTTCTTAGACAGTTATGTCAAGCAGCAAAAAACATTGGAAATACGGATTTAGAGAATAAATTTAGCGAAGCAATTAAACTTATAAAGCGTGATATCGTTTTTGCTgcatctttatatttataa
- the LOC132910464 gene encoding FAS-associated factor 1 isoform X2, translating to MAGIRDEILANFQACTGIDDVGDAIKYLEESNWDLLAAVNQAMLHSTQQLPSEVSPDIEMIEEIERMPQAHSLSSQTNCDPKSNPKLEVIEYSKPGTSKPKSCKRERTLTFHIKHLNNEYKINLSEFSSLKDLKQHILIQTNVPPCQQRLYGWKKEPKSDYRSLQSLDLPTENTLFMSPATEDVDLTTDIVSLSNRMTQTYTLNIKNEINKETYNLKFPGTNTILDVKSGIYSLTAVPVRNQQWKGWPSSVKNDNVMLAQSGISYPEHDLSVNEIPIKKERKEVIDLVESDSSIDEDDIEDDVFVDNVRSTKTQRLMPENVTDETIGTMHFAEEFEKRYGPAHPEFFTGTFKDAVKESCLKPAKERKLLAVYLHHDNSVLANVFCTQLLSCEAVLQVLSANFIVWGWDITFESNKQKFLSSVKQTLGSFATLAMENIDVDTLPALVIIMRARSITEMFTVIHANVGVNELLTNLIHVVEVFQEQRRTDIGVEEERQARERVKQEQDRAYQESLAADRAKEEAKQMQEELEKQRKEQAENERLAEEARKEAHRQAVELSLPPEPQQSTGDGVLKVRVRLPAGKFLERRFQSDTPLQTLLNFLIVEGYPTEEYKVLCSWPRRDVSR from the exons ATGGCTGGAATCCGGGATGAGATTTTAGCTAACTTTCAG GCATGTACAGGAATTGATGATGTTGGTGatgctattaaatatttagaagaatCAAATTGGGATTTATTG GCGGCAGTAAATCAAGCTATGCTTCATTCTACACAAcaattaccttctgaagtaagTCCAGATATAGAAATGatagaagaaattgaaagaatgcCTCAGGCACATTCATTATCATCCCAAACCAATTGTGATCCTAAAAGTAATCCCAAACTagaagtaatagaatattcaaaACCAGGGACGAGTAAACCTAAAAGttgcaaaagagaaagaactCTTACATTCCATATTAAACATcttaataatgaatataaaataaatttgtctgAGTTTTCATCATTAA AGGATCTCAAACAGCATATATTGATACAAACAAATGTGCCACCTTGCCAACAACGTCTGTATGGGTGGAAAAAAGAGCCAAAATCAGATTATAGATCGTTACAATCATTAGATTTACCTACAGAAAATACATTGTTTATGTCTCCTGCAACAGAAGATGTTGATTTAACAACTGATAT agTGAGTTTATCAAATCGAATGACTCAAACATATACTTTgaacattaaaaatgaaataaataaggaaacgtATAACTTGAAATTTCCTGGAACCAATACAATTTTGGATGTAAAATCTGGCATTTATTCATTAACAGCTGTTCCAGTTCGAAATCAACAATGGAAAGGCTGGCCAAGTTCagtaaaaaatgataatgttATGTTAGCTCAGAGTGGAATTTCTTATCCAGAACATGATCTATCTGTTAATGAAATCcccataaaaaaagaaagaaag GAAGTTATAGACCTAGTTGAGAGTGACAGTTCTATAGATGAAGATGATATAGAAGATGATGTTTTCGTAGATAATGTCAGATCTACAAAAACTCAACGTCTTA tgcCAGAAAATGTAACAGATGAAACAATAGGTACAATGCATTTTGcagaagaatttgaaaaacggTATGGGCCAGCACATCCAGAATTTTTTACTGGTACATTTAAAGATGCCGTTAAAGAATCATGTTTAAAGCCTGCGAAAGAG AGAAAATTGTTAGCTGTATATTTGCATCATGATAATAGTGTATTAGCAAATGTATTTTGCACACAGTTATTAAGTTGTGAAGCAGTACTCCAAGTTCTCTCAGCAAATTTCATTGTATGGGGTTGGGATATTACATTTGAATCCAATAAgcaaaa ATTTCTTTCATCTGTAAAACAAACATTAGGATCATTTGCAACATTAGCTATGGAAAATATAGATGTTGATACTTTACCTGCTCTTGTAATTATAATGAGAGCTAGATCAATTACAGAAATGTTTACAGTAATACATGCCAATGTCGGAGTAAATGAACTATTAACTAATTTAATTCACGTTGTTGAAGTATTTCag gAACAAAGACGTACCGATATTGGTGTTGAAGAAGAAAGACAAGCTAGAGAAAGAGTAAAACAAGAGCAAGATAGAGCATATCAAGAAAGTTTAGCTGCTGACAg AGCGAAAGAAGAAGCGAAACAAATGCAAGAAGAGCTAGAAAAGCAACGAAAAGAACAAGCAGAAAATGAAAGGTTGGCTGAAGAAGCGAGAAAAGAAGCTCATAGACAAGCAGTAGAATTAAGTTTACCTCCTGAACCACAACAAAGTACTGGTGATGGAGTGCTAAAAGTACGAGTGCGGCTCCCGGCTGGGAAATTTTTGGAACGTAGATTTCAATCTGATACACCATTACAAACGCTTCTTAACTTCCTTATTGTGGAAGGTTACCCAACAGAAGAATACAAAGTTCTATGTAGTTGGCCTCGAAGGGATGTAAGTAGATGA
- the LOC132910471 gene encoding NEDD8-conjugating enzyme Ubc12, which produces MIKLFSLKQAKKDGESPKTGTQKKASAAQLRITKDINELNLPKTCGTEFPDPDDLLSFKLIICPDEGFYRGGRFVFSFKVGPNYPHEPPKVKCETQVYHPNIDLDGNVCLNILREDWKPVLTINSIVYGLQYLFLEPNPEDPLNKDAAEVLQNNRRVFEQNVAKAMRGGYVGAFYFERCLK; this is translated from the exons ATGATCAAATTATTCTCGTTAAAACAGGCGAAAAAGGATGGCGAGTCGCCGAAAACTGGCACGCAAAAGAAGGCATCTGCAGCACAACTGAGAATCACAAAAG aCATAAATGAACTTAATCTTCCAAAAACATGTGGGACAGAGTTTCCTGATCCAGATGACCTTCTCAGCTTTAAGCTAATTATTTGTCCAGATGAG gGATTTTATAGAGGTGGTCGATTTGTCTTCAGCTTTAAAGTTGGACCAAATTATCCACATGAGCCACCTAAAGTAAAATGTGAAACACAAGTTTATCATCCTAATATTGACTTGGATGGCAATGTgtgtctaaatattttaagagaaGATTGGAAACCAGTCCTTACAATTAATTCTATTGTTTATGGATTACAATATCTTTTCTTG GAACCAAATCCAGAAGATCCATTGAATAAAGATGCTGCGGAGGTCCTGCAAAATAATAGGAGAGTGTTTGAGCAGAATGTAGCAAAAGCAATGAGAGGTGGCTATGTTGGCGCATTTTATTTCGAACGGTGTCTCAAGTGA